CGGGTGCGGCGTCGAACGGCACCGATCGGGTGCCGCCGGTGAACAACTCATGAGCGCGCCGCAGCGCCTCGACATCGGTCTCGGTCATTCGTCCCCCTCACCGCTGACCTGGTCGGCGCTGCCGTGACTCGACTCCACCGCCTCCGTGAACGCGCGCACGCGGGGTAGGACCCCCGCGGGGATCACGCCACGGTTGCGGATGTCCCACATGTCGTCGCTGCTGACGCCGAGCAGCGCGGCGATGATCGTCTCTGGCAACGAAGCCTGCGCGCAGGCCCGGTCGAATCGTGCGCTGACGCTGGCCGGCATCCGTTCTAGCAGTGCGGCGCGCGTCTCCTCGAGCGCTCGCAGATGCTGCATGAGTCGATCCGTTGAGTCCGCGCCGGCGTTGACCGCCACCCGCCAGGAGCTGGCGGCGAGCATCTCGGCCTTCACGCACTGCGCGATCACAGACAGAATATACGTCTCATATTCGTTTGATGTCGTCGCCGGCAATCGGTCGATCACGGATTTGAGCGCATCCAGCTGCGCTTCGGCGTAGCCTTCCAACACTTCGGTATCGCTGTGGCGGTCGACAACCACCGTTCCGGCGCGTGCAGGAGACATCTGCTGCGGCGGTTGCGCGGCCAGCAGTCGGGCCAGCTCGGCATCCGGATCCGCGGCCACCAGTAGCCGCGAGTACGTGCCCGGTGGCAGGCCGAGACCGTTTTCGACCTTCTGAACAGTGCCTTTGTGGGGTTTGCGGGCACCGCGCTCGAGATAGCTCAGGCCCATGATGCTGACGCCGGTCGCAGCGGCGAGGTCGGCCAGGGACCAGTCGCGGGACTCCCGCAATGCACGGATCGCCGCGCCTGCCGACTCACGGCTCACCGCGGGCTCCGCCCATAGGGCGGATATTACACAGGCCGGCACTTATCGCTAAGCGTATACGTTTTTATCTCGTTTCTCTTGCGCGGGCCGACGTTGGGCGTATACGCTTTCGCCTACGTTTCATTTCAGACAAGGAGATCGCCATGGGACACCCCTGCGCAACCGATCCGGAACTGTGGTTTGGCTATCCCGATGACGACAGTGGTGATGGCGCGGCCAAGGCGCGCGCCTACGAACGATCGGCCACCGAGGCGCGGCTGCAGTGCCTGCGCCGCTGTCCGCTGGCCCAGCAACGACGGTGCGCGCAATACGCCATCGCCCATCGCGAGGAATACGGCGTGTGGGCCGGCGTCAAGCTGCCCGGCGGTCAGTACCGCAAGCGGGATGAGTTGGCCAAGGCACACGACGTCTTGCGCCGCATCGCCGCCGGCGAGATCAGCCCCCGGCAGCTGCCTGAAAACGCCGCCTTGCTTGCCCGCAGCGAGCATCAGCCCATCCCGAAGCCGGCAGTCGTCTTGCACCTACCGACCGCGCAGGTGGGCCCGCGCACGGCGGCCTAGACGAGGGCGCACCATCGTGAACGTTTGTTCACCCAATGGACGGGGTAGTCGAACGCGGCGGGACACCAGACCGTCGACCCGAAGGCCCAGCCATGACGTTCAGCCTCACACCAACCGCAGCGCAGCACGACCTTTCCCGGCGCACCCACGAGTTCGCCGAATCGGTCATCCGTCCGGTCGCACTTGACTACGACCAACGACAGGAGTTTCCGTGGCCGGTCCTCGAGGAGGCGGCCCAGCGCGGGTTTTACAGTCCGTTGTTCTACCGCGACCTGATCGGCGATCCGTCCGGACTGTCGCTGCCGATGTTCATGGAGGAGCTGTTCTGGGGCTGCGCCGGGATCGGTTTGGCCATCGTGATGCCGGCGCTGGCCCTCTCGGCGATCGGGCAGGCCGCCTCCCCCGAGCAGATGCTGCAGTGGGCTCCCGAATGTTTCGGCACGCCAGGAGATCTCAAGCTCGCGGCACTCGCCATCTCCGAGCCGGAAGGCGGCAGCGACGTCCGCAATCTGCGCACCCGGGCACGCCGCGACGGTGAGGACTGGATCATCGACGGCCACAAGATGTGGATCGGCAACGGTGGCATCGCCAACGTGCACGTGGTCAATGCCGTCGTCGACGAGGAGCTCGGCCACCGCGGCCAGGCGCTGTTCGTGGTGCCCGGCGGCACCCCCGGCCTGGAGCTGGTGCGCAAGCTGGACAAGCTGGGCTGCCGCGCATCCCACACCGCCGAGCTGCGTTTCGACGGCGTCCGCGTTCCGGGGGCGAATCTCCTTGGCGGACAAGAGAAGCTGGAGCACAAACTTGCCAAGGCGCGTGAGCTCGTCGCCGGTGGACAGCGCTCGGGCTCGGCGACGCTGGGCACCTTCGAGCAGACCCGGCCGATGGTCGCGGCCCAGGCGATCGGCATTGCTCGCGCCGCGCTGGAGTACGCAACGGCTTACGCCACCGAGCGAGAGGCATTCGGCGGCCCCATCATCGACAACCAAGGCATCGCCTTTCCGCTGGCCGACCTGGCAACGCAGATCGACGCGGCCCGGCTGCTGACCTGGCGGGCGTCCTGGATGGCAGCCAATAACGTCGCGTTCGAACGGGGTGAAGGCTCGATGGCCAAGCTCGCCGCCAGCGAGGTCGCGATCAAAGCCACCGAGCGCGCCATTCAAACGATGGGCGGCTGGGGTTACATCACTGACCACCCGGTGGAGAAGTGGTATCGAGATGCCAAGCTGTACACCATCTTTGAGGGCACCAGCGAAATCCAACGGATGGTCATCGCCAACGCGTTGGGCGCATCGGTGGGAACCCCGCCGTTGCACGTCGTGCTCGAGCCCTCCGGCGGGCCGCTGAACCGGATCTTCGGGCGGGGGACGCCCCTGCGCTCACGGGCAGCCGACACCGCGCTGTCGATGAAGGACCGGCTCCCCGAACCGGTCATGCGGGCCGCGATGAAGGTGCTGCGGCCGCCCGGCAGGTAGGCCGGCCCGGTACGGTCGCCCTAGCCAGCCCACAACGAAGGGTGCCCGGTGAGCAATCTCGAGACCGCCCCGACCGAAGTCGCGTGCAGCGCCTCCAGCGCGACGGACACGGAGGTGCTGCAGCCACGAGAGGTTCCGTTGGGCGGACCGCGGGCGATCCGGGTGCAACGGACCCTGCCGCAACGGCAGCGTTCGCTGATCGGCGCTTGGTGCTTCATCGACCACTATGGCCCGGCCACCGTACGCATGGACGTGCCGCCCCACCCGCACACGGGACTACAAACGGTGAGCTGGCTGTTCAGTGGGGAAGTGGAGCACCGCGACAGTGCAGGAGTGCACGCCTTCGTCCGGCCCGGCGAACTGAACTTGATGACCGCCGGTGCCGGCATCTGCCATTCCGAAGTGTCGGTCGAATCGGACGCCGTGCTGCACGGGGTGCAACTGTGGGTCGCGCTGCCCGACGCCGACCGTGACACCGGACGAGGCTTCGCGCACTATGTGCCCGAACCGGTGGCGCTACCGGGCGCGGTGGCGCGGGTGTTTCTCGGCGAGCTGGCCGGCAGCCGATCCCCGGTGCGTACCTTCACTCCGCTGCTGGGCGCTCAGCTCGATCTCGACGGCAAGGCTGAACTGCAGCTGGACATCGACCCTACATTCGAGCACGGCGTCCTCTGCGATGCCGGCGATGTGCAGATGAACGCCACCCCGCTGGCCGCCGGCGAGCTGGGCTACCAGGCGCCGAGCAGCCCCGTCCTGCGGTTGCGTAATTTTGGGGAGGAGCCGGCGCGGGTAGTGCTGTTGGGAGGCGCCCCGTTTGTCGAGGAGCTACTCATGTGGTGGAACTTCGTCGGGCGTGATCACGACGAGATTGCTCGCTATCGCGAACTGTGGCAGGACGCCGACGCACGCTTCGGTGCTGTCGCGGGCTATCAGGGCTCAGTCGCGAGGCTGCCGGCCCCGCCGCTGCCGACCACCCGACTGCGGCCCCGACCATTACCGCATGCAACGAGAGAGAGGGACACCAATGACGACCGATAAGACCGGCGCGGAAACCACCGTCACCGAGGGTCACCAAACCTACGCAATCGCTGTCGAGGGCAAGACCGTCGGACACGCCGACTACGCGGACCGCGCTAACCAGCGTGTTTTCTATCACACGGTGGTCGACCCCGAGTACGGCGGACGAGGCCTGGCGACCATCCTCGTCGAAGCGGCCCTCAACGGCGCCCGTGACGCCGGCAAGCGGATCGTGCCGGTGTGCTCGATGGTCGGCACGGTGCTGAAGAAGCATCCGGAGTTTGACGAGCTCACCGACCCGGTGACCGCCGAGGTGCGGGGCTGGGTGCAAACCCAACCCAGCAACTAGCGGGGCCGCTAGACCACCTTCGCCGGGCGACGCAAATCGGCGCCGCGGGGCTCGCGCACCGCGAACTGTTCGAGCTCCGCTGGCGCGATACGGTTCGCCTGTGCCTCGTGGACCGCTGCGCCGTATGGCTTAACCTGTCCTACCAGGACAGCCGAGTAACTGGGTACTGCCAGCAACACCGATCCCAGGCTCCTCGGCGGAGATTGTTGTCGCGATGCGACGACAAAAGATTTCCGCAAGCAAAACCGGTGGCACGGGGTACTCAGGCGCGGGCGATAATTTCGTTCGTTTGCCGTACACCTAGCCGTCGGCGGCGCGGCCACCTTTTGTCGGAGGGGAACACCATGGACTTCGCATCATTGCCGCCGGAAATAAATTCCGCGCGCATCTATGCCGGGCCTGGTTCCGCGCCGATGCTGGCCGCCGCGTCGGCATGGGAAGCCCTGGCCGCGGAGCTGCATTCGACGGCGACCTCCTATCAATCGGCGATCAACGAGCTGACTGCCGGCCCCTGGCTCGGTCCCGCCGCGACCACCATGGCCGCCGCGGCCGATCAATACGTGTCCTGGGCAACGGCCGCCGCCGCGCAGGCCGAGCAGACTGCCAGCCAAGCCATGCTCGCGGCCACCGCCTACGAGGCCGCTTTCGCCGAAACCGTGCCACCGCCGGTCGTCGCGGCCAACCGCAGCCTGCTGGCCGCACTGGTGGCGACCAACTTCTTCGGTCAGAACACCGCGGCGATCGCGGCGACGGAGGCGCAGTACGGCGAGATGTGGGCCCAGGACGCCGGTGCCATGCAGACTTATGCAGCGACCGCGGCGTCGGCCAGCCGTTTGCAACCGTTCCAATCCCCGCCCTCGAACACCACCAGCGAGGGGGCCGCGGGCCAAGCCGCGGCCGTCCGCGCCGCCGCCAACACTGCGGCCGGCGATGCGCAGGGTGCCGTGGGGTCACTGCCGCAGGCCTTCGCCGCGGGCCCCGAAGTGAGCGACCTGGCGGCGACCGACTTGGCCTTGCCGGATTTTGGGTTCGGCGGGCGGGATGCGCTCGGCCTGGCCGCGGACCTGAGCGCGGTGTTCCTCGATCCCGAGCTCGGGGCAGCGAGCCTGGCCGCCGACACCTCGTTGGGAACCACCGCACTTCCCTACGACGTCGGCGGCTACTACACCGGTGTGCACACCGACGACATCGTCAGCGGCTGGGCGGGCGTCCAACCCTGGCCGGGCAACACATCCGTCCCGCCGACGTCATTTCCGGTGCTCACCAATCCGACCGAGACGGTTACCGGTGGCTTCAACCAGGCGAGCTCGGTCGGTCGGTTGTCGGTGCCGCCGGGATGGGCGGCCGCGGCACCGGAGTTGCGCGCGATGACGACCGCGCTGCCGGCCGCCACTGTCGGAGCCGCCGCGCAAGCCACCGGCTCCAGCGCGGGCAGCCTGTTCAGCCAGCTGGCATTGGCGGGCATGGCTGGACGCGCGATGGCCGGTGCCACCGGCGGCGGTGGCACGGGGGCCAAGGAGCGCATCGGCGTGCCCGGGCGTAAACCCAAAGACGCGAAGTCACCGGAGGCCACCGAGGCGCCGCAGGCTCGGCTCGGCGGGCCGATCACGAGCATTGCCGCCGAGCTTCGGGAATTGGCGTCGCTGCGGGATGCGGGCATTCTCACCCAAGACGAATTCGTCGAGCAGAAGCAGCGCCTGTTGCCGCGTGATCCGTAGCAGCCGGCCTTAGGCCAAATGTGCGCTGGTGTCGTGTAATTCGTCGCGTCGCAACGCCATTGGGGTAACGGCCAGGACGTCACCGCCCTCGACCACCGCCCGGGTGATCGGCGTCAACGCCTGGAACAGCGCCTCCACCTCGTCGTCGCTGAGCGGCTCGAGCGCGGACAGGGCGAGTGCATCGGTGCTCGATTCGACCTGTTCCTTCAACGCCCGGCCCGCCGCGGTGAGCGACCCGTCCTCGCCGAGCAGGCCCCGGGCGCCCAGCTGCCGCTCGATACGGTGCCATTCGTCGTCGTCGTAATCTCTTGTGCGCGCGATGTATTCGCGTGGGACACGGTTCGCGGCGGCGTGCAACACGTTGCATTCCCGGCCCGAGATGCCGGCGGCGGTCAGTACCGCCACGTGGCCGTCCCCGCGTTGCTCACGTAGCAGCGTGGTGGCATGCCACAGCGCCGCGAGCGGATCGTCCGGCCAGGGCAGCGCCCGGTTGGCGGCGAACAGCGCGCGGCCGTCAGCGGGGGCCCGGCGGGCGGCTTTGGCCGCTAATTCCGCTGCAGTGCAGACGTTTTCATCCTCTTTGAGGCCGTACCGGCGCAGCGTCGCGACCGCCGAGTCCAGGCGGGCGCGCAGGGCTGCTTCCGGACCGGCGATCTGCCACGCCGCCGGCAACGCCTTGGCCACACGCTGGGGAGCGAAGTTGTAGAAGACGGCGGTGACCACCTCGGGTGCGACCGGGCCGAGCGGAGCGGAGCGGGCGGCGAAGTAGCCCATCCAGAAGCCCCGGTAACCCAGCTGGTCGAACGCAGCGCGGGCCTCCGGCGCGAAATACGTCACCGCATGCACCGGCTCGAATCGATCGAAGAAGCGTCGCGCCAGTTCCGGTTGTCTGCGCACGCTTGCAGTTAATCATTCCCGTGGGACGCGGCCAATC
This Mycobacterium simiae DNA region includes the following protein-coding sequences:
- a CDS encoding GNAT family N-acetyltransferase, whose product is MTTDKTGAETTVTEGHQTYAIAVEGKTVGHADYADRANQRVFYHTVVDPEYGGRGLATILVEAALNGARDAGKRIVPVCSMVGTVLKKHPEFDELTDPVTAEVRGWVQTQPSN
- a CDS encoding helix-turn-helix domain-containing protein, with amino-acid sequence MSRESAGAAIRALRESRDWSLADLAAATGVSIMGLSYLERGARKPHKGTVQKVENGLGLPPGTYSRLLVAADPDAELARLLAAQPPQQMSPARAGTVVVDRHSDTEVLEGYAEAQLDALKSVIDRLPATTSNEYETYILSVIAQCVKAEMLAASSWRVAVNAGADSTDRLMQHLRALEETRAALLERMPASVSARFDRACAQASLPETIIAALLGVSSDDMWDIRNRGVIPAGVLPRVRAFTEAVESSHGSADQVSGEGDE
- a CDS encoding WhiB family transcriptional regulator, which gives rise to MGHPCATDPELWFGYPDDDSGDGAAKARAYERSATEARLQCLRRCPLAQQRRCAQYAIAHREEYGVWAGVKLPGGQYRKRDELAKAHDVLRRIAAGEISPRQLPENAALLARSEHQPIPKPAVVLHLPTAQVGPRTAA
- a CDS encoding SCO6745 family protein; translated protein: MRRQPELARRFFDRFEPVHAVTYFAPEARAAFDQLGYRGFWMGYFAARSAPLGPVAPEVVTAVFYNFAPQRVAKALPAAWQIAGPEAALRARLDSAVATLRRYGLKEDENVCTAAELAAKAARRAPADGRALFAANRALPWPDDPLAALWHATTLLREQRGDGHVAVLTAAGISGRECNVLHAAANRVPREYIARTRDYDDDEWHRIERQLGARGLLGEDGSLTAAGRALKEQVESSTDALALSALEPLSDDEVEALFQALTPITRAVVEGGDVLAVTPMALRRDELHDTSAHLA
- a CDS encoding pirin family protein, which produces MSNLETAPTEVACSASSATDTEVLQPREVPLGGPRAIRVQRTLPQRQRSLIGAWCFIDHYGPATVRMDVPPHPHTGLQTVSWLFSGEVEHRDSAGVHAFVRPGELNLMTAGAGICHSEVSVESDAVLHGVQLWVALPDADRDTGRGFAHYVPEPVALPGAVARVFLGELAGSRSPVRTFTPLLGAQLDLDGKAELQLDIDPTFEHGVLCDAGDVQMNATPLAAGELGYQAPSSPVLRLRNFGEEPARVVLLGGAPFVEELLMWWNFVGRDHDEIARYRELWQDADARFGAVAGYQGSVARLPAPPLPTTRLRPRPLPHATRERDTNDDR
- a CDS encoding PPE family protein, SVP subgroup, with the protein product MDFASLPPEINSARIYAGPGSAPMLAAASAWEALAAELHSTATSYQSAINELTAGPWLGPAATTMAAAADQYVSWATAAAAQAEQTASQAMLAATAYEAAFAETVPPPVVAANRSLLAALVATNFFGQNTAAIAATEAQYGEMWAQDAGAMQTYAATAASASRLQPFQSPPSNTTSEGAAGQAAAVRAAANTAAGDAQGAVGSLPQAFAAGPEVSDLAATDLALPDFGFGGRDALGLAADLSAVFLDPELGAASLAADTSLGTTALPYDVGGYYTGVHTDDIVSGWAGVQPWPGNTSVPPTSFPVLTNPTETVTGGFNQASSVGRLSVPPGWAAAAPELRAMTTALPAATVGAAAQATGSSAGSLFSQLALAGMAGRAMAGATGGGGTGAKERIGVPGRKPKDAKSPEATEAPQARLGGPITSIAAELRELASLRDAGILTQDEFVEQKQRLLPRDP
- a CDS encoding acyl-CoA dehydrogenase family protein gives rise to the protein MTFSLTPTAAQHDLSRRTHEFAESVIRPVALDYDQRQEFPWPVLEEAAQRGFYSPLFYRDLIGDPSGLSLPMFMEELFWGCAGIGLAIVMPALALSAIGQAASPEQMLQWAPECFGTPGDLKLAALAISEPEGGSDVRNLRTRARRDGEDWIIDGHKMWIGNGGIANVHVVNAVVDEELGHRGQALFVVPGGTPGLELVRKLDKLGCRASHTAELRFDGVRVPGANLLGGQEKLEHKLAKARELVAGGQRSGSATLGTFEQTRPMVAAQAIGIARAALEYATAYATEREAFGGPIIDNQGIAFPLADLATQIDAARLLTWRASWMAANNVAFERGEGSMAKLAASEVAIKATERAIQTMGGWGYITDHPVEKWYRDAKLYTIFEGTSEIQRMVIANALGASVGTPPLHVVLEPSGGPLNRIFGRGTPLRSRAADTALSMKDRLPEPVMRAAMKVLRPPGR